The genomic stretch CTGACGGGCCTCCGCATGCTCCCGATGCAGCTGCGCCAACTCCGTCCCCATCATGCTTCACGACAGGACGCTGAGTGGCTGGGCGGCGTCCTGGACCGGCAGGGGCGGGACCTTGGGACCCGCACGCGGCTGGCATCAGACGGCAACGGTGCGCTCGTCCTTCAGTGGACGTGAGCCTCCCAGACAAGCGACGAGCGGCCTCAGGGCCCCTGGTTCCCCCGCACGGCGGCGGAACCTCCTTGGACGCGGTGAGCGCACGCCTCCGGCCCAATGCAACCCGGCGCTCAGCCTTTCAACACGGCGAGCGGCACCAGCCGCGCCACCTTCCGCGCGATGCCAGCCGCCTCGACCACGTCCACCACCCGATCCACGTCCTTGTAGGCCAGGGGTGCTTCCTCCGCGAGCTCCGCATTGGAGGGACACTCCACGGCGATGCCCTGACGATTCAGCGCCGCGCGCAGCTCACTTCCCACCACCTGGCGTTTGGAAGCGGCCCGGCTCAGCCGCCGTCCCGCCCCATGGCAGGCGCTGCTGAGTGAGATGGCCTCGGCAGCCTCCTTCCCCACCAGCACGAACGACGCCGTGCCCATGCTTCCGGGGATGAACACGGGCTGGCCGACCTGATGGTAGGCCGCGGGCAGCTCGGGGTGCCCTGGACCGAAGGCCCGCGTCGCGCCCTTGCGGTGTACACAGAGGCGCTGGCCTCCATGCGGCTCCAACTTCGCGATGTTGTGGGCCACGTCATAGACGATGCGAGGCCACGCAGCGGAACGGTCTCCGAACCACCGGCGGAACACCTCTCGCACCCGGTAGGTGAGCACCTGCCGGTTGGCCCAGGCGAAGTTGGCCGCGGCGCACATGGCCGCGAAGTAGTCCTGCCCCTCCGCCGACGACAGCGGCGCACAGGCGAGTTGACGGTCCACGAGCTGGATGCCCTCGCGGGCCAGGGCGCGGTCCATGGTGCGCACCGCATCCGTGCAGACCTGGTGCCCCAGTCCGCGCGAGCCCGTATGGATGAGCACGGTGAGCTGGCCCTCGAACAGCCCGAGCGCCGGGGCCGCCTCCGAGTCGAGGACGCGCTCCACCCGCTGCACTTCCAGGAAGTGGTTGCCGCCACCGAGCGTTCCAAGCTGGTCATGCCCCCGCTCCTGGGCCCGGACAGAGACCTTGGCTGTGTCGGCGCCATCGAGGCAGCCTCTGGCCTCCAGGTAGTCGACGTCCTCCGGTGTTCCCAGTCCCAGCACGTCCACCAGATAGGGGACGCCCTCCGTGAGGACCCGATCCATCTGCTCGGGCGCCAACGACAGGCGGCCATGCCGGCCGAAGCCTGTGGGAATGCTCCGAGCGAGGTCGTGAGCCACCTTCGGCAGGACCTCCTTCACGTCCTCGTGCCGAAGCCCGGTCGCCAGCAATCTCACGCCGCAGTTGATATCGAACCCGATGCCGCCCGGCGAGATGACGCCATCCGGCAACGCGGTACCCGCCACGCCGCCCACGGGGAAGCCGTAGCCCTCGTGCATGTCCGGCATCCCGATGGCGAAGCCCTGGATGCCCGGCAGTGTGGTGACATTGACGAGCTGAGGCACGCTCCGGTCCTGGACCATCTGCTGGAGCAACTCCGAGTCCGCGACGATGCGGGCCGGTACCCGCATGTCCTCTCGGAAGCCCTGGCCCAGTTCATACAGGGCGGGCCCTATCTGCCGGATGAGCGGCTCGAGCTGCTGCGGGACCTCGGGAAGTGTCTCCATGCTTGCCTCATGACAGGGGGGCTCAGACATCGAGGACGACCGTGGCCGTGAAGCCGTCGTCGTGCTCGTGCAACTCCAGGCCATGGAAGGTGGCGGCCTTCACAGCGGTCTTCAGCACAGGAGGCGAGACGCCGCGAATGTGGGCGCGC from Myxococcus xanthus encodes the following:
- a CDS encoding RtcB family protein, yielding METLPEVPQQLEPLIRQIGPALYELGQGFREDMRVPARIVADSELLQQMVQDRSVPQLVNVTTLPGIQGFAIGMPDMHEGYGFPVGGVAGTALPDGVISPGGIGFDINCGVRLLATGLRHEDVKEVLPKVAHDLARSIPTGFGRHGRLSLAPEQMDRVLTEGVPYLVDVLGLGTPEDVDYLEARGCLDGADTAKVSVRAQERGHDQLGTLGGGNHFLEVQRVERVLDSEAAPALGLFEGQLTVLIHTGSRGLGHQVCTDAVRTMDRALAREGIQLVDRQLACAPLSSAEGQDYFAAMCAAANFAWANRQVLTYRVREVFRRWFGDRSAAWPRIVYDVAHNIAKLEPHGGQRLCVHRKGATRAFGPGHPELPAAYHQVGQPVFIPGSMGTASFVLVGKEAAEAISLSSACHGAGRRLSRAASKRQVVGSELRAALNRQGIAVECPSNAELAEEAPLAYKDVDRVVDVVEAAGIARKVARLVPLAVLKG